The following are encoded together in the Theileria orientalis strain Shintoku DNA, chromosome 1, complete genome genome:
- a CDS encoding uncharacterized protein (protein of unknown function DUF529 repeat containing protein), with protein MLVKALVLGFLAGSGVLAQQYVGLELNMLDDPAVVSSELDFVNYRVITHDVNPGFYVERVTQSGLQVWKSTKAGHRVTNALMFVNDLGPRLINLTLSVGEGQSQLLMFLYTLQGWVNFNEVNPFNIRVEEHEAEGTSVSPVNLANGEQYFSKDPREKEEKYADEPVVLDLSETVSDKFNYTFKYSVSKYTYDYKPKKGFYVMEIKEGNKKVWSKEKDQLATEIVADKQSDVYVSVRVYYLTSEKPKSLLYVNENGEWKLAENCAENSEEKVGEKGVKKEAVALGEYIKPIARSTQLDYAELPQPPLCRGCTYEIDGITHNVLYFSNDSKFHKFVDGGIAVFDLPNDCVATSSCFYTKNDRTLFVDLVFKKGEETKTKIFEKRAQSYREVTREEFDARLLKFKETPVVLDISKTKKGYTVETTLRNEIEYKFYEPSEGYVVRTVVDGEIKILEVSAYVLEVYVTNLGEDKRLMLILYQNGSFFKFEFYTFYPELGKWTRVSEYFYYKLIEEYSQNMKRRHPSLDISSLTTVPKFMYFSKNEALSHYSFHLRSGVVLSSVLDAGRMVWTPRYPNETCEFVCYNYKAKLLYIVSKADSKVRQYSYVKTGDKWSFITDEEFKKRFAFTYATNLTADIRNNFSTKFTVVENGNTFHITPKSGYLVTRLRYKDRTIWVGSDDLKCTSFFLTYGKYETYLFLDLLDSNMNTTTKYYKTTEGDLLKWRECGKSECRDDARKGLMKRSLSYKSQSETLKSESKSNEEPPVVKLSHLESKLASEGAKASVSLDNVSASPPNLSKLNDKEAMACANEVKVSVASAKEPKEAVKADSDSPMTPCSDEDFLDIEVEDRKTPGTLKMNEQVVKNKVPGAIEYLTGKEMSLPPLRYQERLAIANEPYNDVDLQTSASITIPLKRSSTEAESDEGKYRNKKVKFENDSANVEPDDKVKEDSEFEVLDSKGNLSSASTSIGISRNLSDIDVNNAYDFDNSEAFDFKNTYEQSVYKDYNSDYDYDYEEVNPPKAEGNYSDEAYKAYANEVAKVYAEDVANSNKYADEAYRAYSNQVAGSYAEEAYKAYANELANNNNADNVTTSNGYAEEAYNAYAGETANKVNVYDVDFSKKVTASGPRKVNAFNDLNNPEHLTKLGNFKSVEGVEGKSSFSNGVLFLQDLKSAGFGEFRDAREFGYEYLLFTPYPKHPVTELRDAHEVIWRSHSDQCLAVSVHLRAGFQTMVELFIRTGTEVVRRHFEFSGYRWLPMESEAYDRVCQLDAASKVH; from the coding sequence ATGTTAGTGAAAGCACTTGTTCTTGGGTTTTTGGCTGGCTCCGGCGTGCTAGCTCAGCAATACGTAGGATTGGAGCTCAATATGCTCGACGATCCAGCGGTTGTCAGCTCTGAATTggattttgtaaattatagagTTATAACCCACGACGTAAACCCAGGGTTTTACGTCGAAAGGGTTACTCAGAGTGGACTCCAGGTATGGAAGTCCACGAAGGCAGGCCACAGGGTCACGAACGCACTCATGTTCGTTAATGACCTCGGACCTAGGCTCATAAACCTTACATTGAGCGTGGGCGAGGGTCAATCGCAACTTTTGATGTTCCTATATACACTTCAGGGATGGGTTAACTTCAATGAGGTTAATCCGTTTAACATAAGGGTTGAAGAGCATGAAGCAGAAGGAACGAGCGTATCGCCAGTGAATCTCGCAAACGGAGAGCAGTACTTTAGCAAGGACCCGCGcgagaaggaggaaaagtaCGCAGACGAACCCGTGGTCCTGGATTTAAGTGAAACAGTCAGTGACAAGTTCAACTACACGTTTAAGTACTCAGTATCAAAATATACTTACGATTATAAGCCGAAAAAAGGCTTTTACGTAATGGAAATAAAGGAAGGAAACAAGAAGGTGTGGTCTAAAGAAAAGGACCAGCTAGCAACTGAAATAGTTGCTGACAAGCAATCGGATGTATATGTATCAGTGCGTGTATATTACTTGACCTCAGAGAAGCCAAAATCGCTTCTATATGTAAACGAAAACGGAGAATGGAAATTGGCCGAAAATTGCGCCGAGAACTCTGAAGAAAAAGTAGGAGAAAAGGGAGTTAAAAAGGAAGCTGTCGCACTTGGAGAGTACATTAAGCCGATTGCAAGGAGCACACAGTTAGATTACGCGGAATTACCGCAGCCACCGCTCTGCAGAGGTTGCACGTACGAAATAGACGGCATAACGCACAATGTGCTCTACTTCAGCAATGACTCGAAGTTCCACAAGTTCGTTGACGGAGGCATTGCAGTCTTTGATTTGCCCAACGACTGTGTGGCCACGAGCTCGTGTTTTTACACAAAGAACGACAGGACGCTCTTCGTAGACCTGGTCTTCAAGAAGGGAGAAGAAACAAAGACTAAAATTTTCGAGAAGCGTGCGCAGAGCTACAGGGAGGTGACGCGGGAAGAGTTTGACGCAAGGCTGCTCAAGTTCAAGGAGACGCCAGTTGTGCTCGATATTTCGAAAACGAAGAAAGGGTACACAGTGGAGACGACGCTGAGGAACGAAATAGAATACAAGTTCTACGAGCCCTCGGAGGGGTACGTTGTGAGGACTGTAGTTGATGGAGAAATTAAGATATTAGAAGTGTCGGCTTACGTTTTGGAGGTGTACGTGACGAACCTAGGCGAAGACAAGAGGCTCATGCTGATATTGTACCAGAACGGTTCattctttaaatttgaattcTACACTTTCTACCCTGAGCTTGGAAAGTGGACGCGAGTCTCGGAGTACTTTTACTATAAGTTAATAGAGGAATACTCGCAGAATATGAAGAGAAGGCACCCTTCACTGGACATAAGCAGTCTGACGACAGTGCCCAAGTTCATGTACTTCTCCAAAAATGAGGCTCTGAGTCACTATTCATTCCACCTGAGGTCCGGAGTGGTGCTCAGCTCAGTGCTGGACGCAGGAAGGATGGTGTGGACGCCGAGGTACCCGAACGAGACCTGCGAGTTCGTATGCTACAACTACaaggcgaagctgctgtACATAGTCAGCAAGGCAGACTCGAAGGTGAGGCAGTACTCGTACGTGAAGACGGGCGACAAATGGTCTTTCATTACAGACGAAGAGTTCAAGAAAAGGTTCGCATTCACGTACGCCACTAACCTGACGGCGGACATCAGAAACAACTTTTCGACCAAGTTCACAGTGGTGGAGAATGGAAACACGTTCCACATCACTCCCAAGAGCGGGTACCTAGTGACGAGGCTGAGGTACAAGGACAGAACGATATGGGTGGGCTCAGATGACCTGAAGTGCACGTCATTCTTCCTCACGTACGGAAAGTACGAGACGTACCTGTTCCTGGACCTCCTGGACTCGAACATGAACACGACCACGAAGTACTACAAGACGACGGAAGGAGACCTGCTGAAGTGGAGAGAGTGCGGCAAGTCGGAGTGCAGAGACGACGCGCGCAAGGGGCTCATGAAACGCTCGCTAAGCTATAAATCGCAATCGGAGACGTTGAAGAGTGAGTCGAAGAGCAATGAAGAGCCTCCGGTGGTCAAACTGTCGCACCTCGAAAGTAAGTTGGCAAGTGAAGGAGCTAAGGCATCGGTAAGTTTGGATAATGTGTCAGCAAGTCCCCCTAACTTGTCAAAGCTGAACGACAAGGAGGCAATGGCATGTGCGAACGAGGTGAAGGTGTCAGTGGCAAGTGCGAAAGAACCGAAGGAGGCAGTAAAAGCAGACTCAGATTCGCCAATGACACCATGTTCGGACGAAGATTTCTTGGACATAGAAGTGGAAGATAGAAAGACTCCAGGAACATTGAAGATGAATGAACAGGTTGTGAAGAATAAGGTACCAGGAGCAATAGAATACCTGACAGGAAAGGAGATGTCACTACCACCACTGAGATATCAAGAAAGATTGGCTATAGCGAATGAGCCTTACAACGACGTTGATCTTCAAACATCTGCATCGATAACCATACCACTGAAAAGATCAAGCACAGAGGCCGAGAGTGACGAAGGAAAGTACAGAAATAAGAAGGTTAAGTTTGAAAATGATTCTGCAAACGTAGAACCAGATGATAAGGTAAAGGAAGACTCGGAATTTGAAGTTCTCGACAGCAAAGGGAACCTGTCTTCAGCAAGCACTTCTATTGGTATCAGCCGAAATCTTAGTGACATTGACGTCAACAACGCTTACGACTTCGACAACAGCGAAGCTTTCGACTTTAAAAACACTTATGAACAATCGGTTTACAAAGATTACAACTCTGACTACGATTATGACTATGAAGAGGTTAACCCGCCTAAAGCAGAAGGCAATTACTCAGATGAGGCATATAAGGCATATGCAAACGAAGTGGCCAAAGTGTATGCAGAGGATGTGGCCAACAGCAACAAATATGCAGATGAGGCCTATAGAGCATATTCTAACCAAGTAGCAGGCAGTTATGCAGAAGAGGCATATAAGGCGTATGCAAATGAATTAgccaacaacaacaacgcAGACAATGTCACTACCAGCAATGGATATGCAGAAGAGGCATATAACGCGTATGCTGGCGAAACTGCAAACAAAGTCAACGTGTACGACGTTGACTTTAGCAAAAAAGTGACCGCAAGCGGCCCACGTAAAGTTAACGCTTTCAACGACCTCAACAACCCAGAGCACCTCACGAAGCTGGGTAACTTCAAGAGCGTCGAGGGCGTGGAAGGCAAGAGCTCGTTCAGCAACGGAGTGCTATTCCTGCAGGACCTGAAGTCAGCCGGATTCGGAGAGTTCAGGGACGCCAGGGAATTCGGATACGAATACCTGCTCTTCACGCCGTACCCGAAGCACCCGGTGACTGAGCTGCGCGACGCCCACGAGGTGATTTGGAGGTCGCACAGCGACCAGTGTCTCGCGGTGAGCGTGCACCTGCGCGCAGGCTTCCAGACGATGGTAGAGCTGTTCATAAGGACCGGCACCGAGGTGGTCAGGAGGCACTTCGAGTTCTCAGGCTACAGGTGGCTCCCAATGGAGTCCGAGGCGTACGACCGTGTCTGCCAGCTCGACGCGGCCTCAAAGGTACACTGA
- a CDS encoding HEAT repeat containing protein has translation MTNQTQIKEEQMSVVRDPSTQVNNSEGDSAVYQFENMTLEQVANEVEESRRFDLLKSYLLQLSSCDYLEQSDVVSDANYLRKLVRSEDTQLQTKVAELLLQYVRLMKVNTVYDTKLGGIQDSMLLYKLYQVVHDDSCHYLLPNLKAGEVFSKFLCTLLSIASSEYVFNSVVRLYQRTVQNILNKYKRDSGAVEEMSTDDARVVIAVMKMLLTLTRSFGSPPAPSEVLCSLSVAVVNSTKAHLCRLYSYNLMAFLIRDITDKQTIDNLLNGLDAAQRNQVTSLVKESTSLNNTCNWRFKHSPVDVARRNQNDQTSPNNANVHSSPYNQQTADLANQAQNESTRQQKTGTKDWERTPSRNYMNTLTQNDQSRRLQSPLPGVVPRSPQSISRYNARSGSSSSNSSVIYRSGDDNGISGKDKEAYDQRKQKNSLGTPSRPSGQGPLPSNWYRDLFKTFDTNRGEGKNVVVDKNAWKLKNDQLIAALTLLDKYDKVDLEGVSPQFVKLFELLLKNESAIPVVVNSLNLFTMLLVKSECDLLTVSKSHTLADLLFQKLKDSNKKVRDACIQALVEVTKRCRLTVVSESVKKALSNVSPTCRENMCNFLNGKVVPTSDAGFFEKLKQLLTILADDVRQIRSDKVPKVRSALASLLDVLDDFDLVYANRPATAGHTEDAATQVVEGAKTTANEFVLTKEQQASLVIDDSERVLTTANTTSSHDTTTVTSYYDAESGSEFNVPQLDQQPATVAAAQPTSAAPSAGTTEAVSANVVPSDTAAAEEGQQEVKSEPLETANVTTRVSFADQSVNATRVANRGVAQADRAPEDGSGQVQGQAQDAAARTVRLPSVTSIDPRTGVERRKIVAVNSLQKAVDEKVLDEFKTNDVAALNRALYNLTQWMANHRRVQKVNDYYLLRLVNEYHRDFREPDVLQKFYTLMCKEELSEEGLTELMLIVKKYKEPMVMVSLMLTNNRNIDRFLNPVNYAYATMILSVFETISTTVSRQYLSIDTDLQVKIMDFLAYFVKTSKDPYATKASEVLWVLDDTYGIFKYLDDRQVNLLKFSRPSKDLKTACRTAESRIRKYVSSELYSCMFELDHERKKKACSFWKGYLGNSSRKRDEMLMSDSRKDLIAWLACCLFENKCERVAIELFEMMVDYLETMELKFSLEESMWLAECFLSYATFGKNLSKALAVFTKVSKMMKYSLEIAKTMCSYLESIEFKWVEVIKEALEEVARTETADHELYAYVSRKLMSNSNFRNSIDEAKTLVNSETSSQMNEHSPLNAGSISQSQAESLLAIQQREQREQGESAQLEETEVDPVQELHRVIHQTVHQVAQAQQMHQLAQETAQRVQQEVQKEHAQKAEAERALQAAQQQQVQQQQVQQAEGQQVDANVAGRMVQRVVSNAQAPESSSREASLESSSQTLNDLNEKYKKPTPSLETLTTNPSLEAVETLTTNRSLEAVETLTTNRSLEAVETLTTNRSNSDRTQELENSNEFGQLSQETGREEEVAPQNIMQEVILGEDVTMDLESCRSLSQQIVEKPVRSLEQQPKASKPPYMSATLEETRYVFVGDCHGSDKKATAEAASQRLEAVMQGVHEQLQRAKSKRRKLNTGDARKGGREEEEEEVADRRGKSLRANEKRTNEEEARLGDKDKDLQSRKVHADLSRLVRSYERPGVVQNLEDEDEDEESEELEQRRVDRQKSASVSRLIDKEASKYHPYIQSLTGNLAPAAALEQENECSSSDERLCLDTVSADAKEGRDSNEGTATRSESRRSLVDMAGYEEEKSAKRPFSTNVARAVDFVDSDPDCLRDDLGLSLVETVLSLCSRVNDVCLVSSYREYQSLLPTLYPADVPATLAQTFGQVLRHRGALKGTFLRLLTAPLLEASHNALLLLTKMAYKNVQAGESTAALTGAIVQALEVRRALTQFFQVFRLVTGRLQEKSVLRFCNVVTNLLALPKALFQDEKLYSLVSSLVSENALKQPKSVMYKLLDVMIEVSMESLGGELDRLMMAKLRFTKILQMQILVGLRNTDAGLAPESEALRQKHMAFIGRLESYLRTSRAQNVDNVIRTSNYIVRTI, from the exons atgactAACCAGACGCAAATAAAGGAAGAACAAATGTCTGTTGTGAGAGATCCTAGTACTCAAGTGAACAACTCAGAAGGTGATTCAGCTGTATATCAGTTCGAAAATATGACTCTGGAGCAGGTAGCCAACGAGGTCGAGGAATCCAGGAGGTTCGATCTTCTAAAATCGTACCTGCTGCAGCTGTCGAGCTGTGACTACCTGGAGCAGTCAGATGTCGTGAGCGACGCGAACTATTTGAGGAAGTTGGTGAGGTCGGAGGACACACAGCTCCAGACCAAGGTGGcagagctgctgctgcagtACGTCAGGCTAATGAAGGTAAACACAGTCTACGACACAAAGCTGGGTGGAATCCAGGATTCCATGCTGCTTTACAAACTATACCAGGTGGTACACGACGATTCGTGCCACTACCTCCTGCCGAACCTGAAGGCGGGAGAAGTATTCAGCAAGTTCCTGTGCACGCTGTTATCAATCGCCTCATCAGAGTACGTCTTCAACTCGGTGGTAAGGCTATACCAGAGGACAGTGCAGAACATCCTGAACAAGTACAAAAGGGATTCGGGAGCAGTGGAGGAAATGAGCACGGACGACGCACGTGTGGTCATCGCAGTGATGAAGATGCTGCTCACGCTCACGAGGTCATTCGGGTCGCCGCCAGCACCATCAGAGGTGCTGTGCTCACTCTCAGTGGCAGTCGTTAACTCGACGAAGGCGCACCTGTGTAGACTGTACAGCTATAACCTGATGGCCTTCTTGATAAGGGACATCACAGATAAACAAACAATCGACAACCTACTTAACGGGCTCGACGCAGCCCAGCGCAACCAAGTCACATCACTAGTCAAGGAGTCAACGAGTCTGAACAACACATGTAACTGGAGGTTCAAACACTCGCCAGTGGATGTCGCAAGAAGGAATCAAAATGATCAGACCTCTCCGAACAACGCAAACGTACATTCAAGCCCCTACAACCAGCAGACGGCAGATTTAGCTAATCAGGCCCAGAATGAGTCTACGAGACAGCAAAAAACTGGCACAAAGGATTGGGAAAGGACGCCGTCTCGCAATTACATGAATACATTGACCCAGAACGATCAATCGAGGAGATTACAGAGTCCACTTCCAGGAGTGGTCCCCAGGAGCCCGCAGAGCATAAGCAGATATAACGCACGGTCCGGAAGCAGCTCTAGCAACAGTTCCGTCATATACAGATCGGGAGATGATAACGGAATCTCCGGTAAAGACAAGGAAGCTTATGACCAAAGAAAGCAGAAGAATAGTCTGGGCACGCCGTCACGACCGAGTGGACAAGGCCCGCTCCCAAGCAACTGGTACAGAGACCTGTTCAAGACATTTGACACGAAcagaggagaaggaaagaACGTGGTGGTGGACAAAAACGCCtggaagctgaagaacgaCCAGCTGATTGCCGCACtgacgctgctggacaaaTACGACAAGGTCGACCTTGAAGGAGTGTCGCCGCAGTTCGTGAAGCTGTTCGAGCTActgctgaagaacgagTCGGCAATCCCTGTGGTGGTGAACTCCCTGAACCTGTTCACGATGCTGTTGGTGAAGAGCGAGTGTGACCTGCTGACAGTGAGTAAGTCGCACACGCTCGCGGACCTGCTCTTccagaagctgaaggacagCAACAAGAAGGTGCGCGACGCATGCATACAGGCGCTGGTGGAGGTGACAAAGAGGTGCAGGCTGACAGTGGTCTCGGAATCGGTGAAGAAGGCGCTCTCAAACGTCTCGCCAACCTGCAGAGAGAACATGTGCAACTTCCTTAACGGGAAGGTGGTGCCGACGTCGGACGCGGGCTTCTTtgagaagctgaagcagctgctgaCAATCCTGGCAGACGACGTCAGGCAGATTAGGTCGGACAAGGTGCCGAAGGTGAGGAGCGCACTGGCGTCGCTCCTGGACGTGCTGGACGATTTCGACCTGGTGTACGCAAATCGGCCAGCAACCGCGGGACACACGGAGGACGCAGCCACACAAGTAGTCGAAGGCGCGAAGACCACGGCCAACGAGTTCGTGCTGACGAAAGAACAGCAGGCGAGTCTGGTGATAGACGACAGCGAACGCGTGCTCACTACGGCGAACACTACGAGCAGCCACGACACGACGACTGTAACGAGTTATTATGACGCGGAGTCGGGCTCGGAGTTTAACGTGCCGCAGTTGGATCAGCAACCAGCCACGGTTGCGGCGGCTCAGCCCACCAGCGCCGCACCAAGTGCTGGCACAACGGAAGCTGTGAGTGCAAACGTGGTCCCTAGCGACACCGCAGCAGCTGAGGAGGGTCAGCAGGAGGTAAAGAGTGAGCCTTTGGAGACGGCCAATGTCACTACGAGAGTATCCTTCGCCGACCAGAGTGTCAACGCCACGAGAGTGGCCAACAGAGGAGTCGCACAGGCTGATCGTGCACCCGAGGATGGCTCAGGGCAGGTACAAGGGCAGGCACAAGATGCCGCAGCCAGGACTGTCAGGCTCCCCTCAGTTACGTCCATAGATCCGAGGACGGGAGTTGAACGGAGGAAGATAGTCGCAGTGAACTCGCTGCAAAAGGCAGTGGACGAAAAGGTGCTGGACGAGTTTAAGACAAACGACGTCGCGGCGCTTAACAGAGCGCTGTACAACCTGACGCAGTGGATGGCGAACCACAGGAGGGTACAAAAGGTAAACGATTACTACCTGCTGAGGCTGGTCAACGAGTACCACAGGGACTTCAGGGAGCCAGACGTGCTGCAGAAGTTCTACACGCTCATGTGCAAGGAGGAGCTGTCGGAGGAAGGGCTGACTGAGCTGATGCTGATAGTGAAGAAGTACAAGGAGCCGATGGTGATGGTGAGCCTGATGCTCACGAACAACAGGAACATAGACAGGTTCCTGAACCCGGTCAACTACGCATACGCAACA ATGATCCTGAGCGTCTTCGAAACGATCAGCACCACGGTCAGCAGACAGTATCTGTCAATCGACACGGACCTGCAGGTCAAGATCATGGACTTCCTGGCATACTTCGTTAAGACCTCCAAGGACCCGTACGCAACCAAGGCCTCGGAAGTGCTCTGGGTGCTCGACGACACCTACGGCATCTTCAAGTACTTGGACGACAGGCAGGTTAATCTGCTGAAGTTCTCGAGGCCCTcgaaggacctgaagacgGCATGTAGAACCGCAGAGTCGAGGATAAGGAAGTACGTGTCGAGCGAGTTGTACAGCTGCATGTTCGAGTTGGACCACGAGCGCAAGAAGAa GGCGTGCTCGTTCTGGAAGGGATACCTGGGAAATTCGAGCAGAAAACGTGATGAGATGCTGATGAGTGATTCGAGGAAGGACCTGATAGCATGGCTGGCATGCTGTTTGTTTGAAAACAAGTGCGAAAGAGTCGCGATAGAGTTGTTTGAAATGATGGTGGACTACCTGGAAACGATGGAGCTGAAGTTCTCGTTGGAGGAGTCGATGTGGCTGGCGGAGTGCTTCCTGAGTTACGCAACATTCGGGAAGAACCTGAGCAAAGCACTGGCAGTGTTCACGAAAGTGTCAAAGATGATGAAGTACTCTCTTGAAATAGCGAAGACGATGTGCAGCTACCTGGAGTCGATAGAATTTAAGTGGGTGGAGGTGATCAAAGAGGCGCTGGAGGAAGTGGCGAGGACTGAGACTGCGGACCACGAGTTGTACGCATACGTTTCGAGAAAGTTGATGTCAAACTCAAACTTCAGAAACTCAATAGACGAGGCGAAAACACTGGTGAACAGCGAGACGAGTAGCCAGATGAATGAACACTCGCCATTAAACGCAGGCTCGATCAGCCAGAGCCAGGCTGAATCACTATTGGCGATTCAA CAGCGGGAGCAGCGTGAACAGGGTGAGAGCGCACAGCTAGAGGAAACAGAAGTGGATCCGGTTCAGGAACTCCATAGAGTTATCCATCAAACGGTCCATCAGGTGGCGCAGGCACAGCAAATGCACCAGTTGGCTCAGGAGACGGCACAGCGGGTTCAGCAAGAGGTACAGAAGGAGCACGCACAAAAGGCAGAGGCCGAGAGGGCTCTGCAAGCTGCACAGCAGCAACAAGTACAGCAgcaacaagtacaacagGCCGAGGGCCAGCAGGTGGACGCGAATGTGGCCGGCAGAATGGTGCAGAGAGTCGTTTCGAACGCCCAGGCGCCTGAGTCGAGTAGTAGGGAGGCGTCCCTAGAGAGCTCCAGTCAGACGTTGAATGACCTGAACGAGAAGTACAAGAAGCCAACACCGTCACTGGAGACGCTGACGACAAACCCGTCTCTGGAGGCAGTGGAGACGCTGACAACAAACAGGTCTCTGGAGGCAGTGGAGACCCTGACAACAAACAGGTCTCTGGAGGCAGTGGAGACCCTGACAACAAACAGGTCAAACAGTGACAGGACCCAGGAGCTCGAAAACTCGAACGAGTTTGGCCAGTTGTCGCAAGAAACCGGACGTGAGGAA GAAGTGGCACCCCAGAACATCATGCAGGAAGTGATACTGGGCGAGGACGTGACGATGGACCTGGAGTCGTGCAGAAGCCTCTCGCAGCAGATAGTCGAGAAGCCAGTGCGCAGCCTGGAGCAGCAGCCGAAGGCCTCAAAGCCGCCGTACATGAGCGCGACGCTGGAGGAGACGAGGTACGTTTTCGTGGGAGACTGCCACGGGTCTGACAAGAAGGCGACGGCCGAGGCTGCCTCACAGAGATTGGAGGCAGTTATGCAGGGAGTCCACGAGCAGTTACAGAGGGCCAAGTCGAAGAGACGCAAGCTGAACACCGGAGACGCTCGCAAGGGAGGCCGcgaggaagaggaggaggaagttgCAGACAGACGCGGGAAGAGCTTGAGAGCGAACGAGAAGAGGACcaacgaggaggaggcgaGGCTGGGGGATAAGGACAAGGACCTGCAGAGTCGCAAGGTGCACGCAGACCTCAGCAGGCTGGTCAGGAGCTACGAGAGGCCGGGAGTTGTCCAAAACctggaggacgaggacgaggacgaggagtcAGAGGAACTGGAGCAAAGGAGGGTGGACAGACAGAAGAGCGCTTCCGTCTCAAGGCTGATCGACAAGGAGGCCTCGAAGTACCACCCCTACATCCAGAGCCTCACGGGGAACTTGGCACCCGCAGCGGCGCTCGAGCAGGAGAACGAATGCAGCTCCTCGGACGAGAGGCTCTGCCTGGACACGGTGAGCGCAGACGCGAAGGAGGGGCGCGACTCGAACGAGGGCACTGCGACGAGGTCGGAGAGCAGAAGGTCGCTGGTGGACATGGCCGGCtacgaggaggagaagTCGGCGAAGAGGCCCTTCAGCACGAACGTGGCGCGCGCAGTCGACTTCGTGGACAGCGACCCTGACTGCCTGAGGGACGACCTGGGCCTGAGCCTGGTAGAGACGGTCCTCTCGCTGTGCTCCAGAGTCAACGACGTGTGCCTGGTGAGCAGCTACAGGGAGTACCAGAGCCTGCTGCCGACGCTGTACCCGGCGGACGTGCCCGCGACGCTGGCGCAGACCTTCGGCCAGGTGCTGAGGCACCGGGGCGCGCTCAAGGGCACGTTCCTGCGCCTGCTGACGGCGCCGCTCCTCGAGGCCTCACACAAcgcgctgctgctgctcaCGAAGATGGCCTACAAGAACGTGCAGGCCGGCGAGTCCACTGCGGCCCTCACCGGGGCGATAGTGCAGGCACTGGAGGTACGTCGAGCACTCACTCAATTTTTTCAGGTTTTCAGGCTGGTGACCGGGCGTCTGCAGGAGAAGTCGGTGCTGCGTTTCTGCAACGTGGTGACGAACCTGCTTGCGCTCCCGAAGGCGCTCTTTCAGGAC GAAAAGCTGTACTCGCTGGTCAGCTCACTGGTGTCGGAGAACGCGCTGAAGCAGCCGAAGAGCGTGAT GtacaagctgctggacgttATGATCGAGGTGAGCATGGAATCACTGGGCGGGGAGCTGGACAGGCTGATGATGGCGAAGCTGCGGTTCACGAAGATCCTTCAGATGCAGATCCTCGTCGGACTCAGGAACACTGACGCCGGGCTCGCGCCGGAGTCCGAAGCGCTCAGGCAGAAACACATGGCCTTCATCGGCAGGCTGGAGAGCTACCTCAGGACCAGCAGGGCGCAAAACGTGGACAACGTAATCCGCACATCCAACTATATAGTCAGAACGATCTAA